The following DNA comes from Pristis pectinata isolate sPriPec2 chromosome 8, sPriPec2.1.pri, whole genome shotgun sequence.
AAAGCAGAGAAGGGCAGGTTTCCTTCAGTTGATATTCTTTGGAAGCTGGGAGTGAGTGCAAAAGCAATGCAGAACATTGTTCTGGTATAGAATAGTGCACAGGCTGCATCATTACTGGATCAAGTTTTGGGCTTACACAGAAGGGTGTCCAGATCCAAATATTATGTGCAAATTGCAATGGTCTTTGCTTTTCATGACCATTTAGAATAGAAGATAACACCACACAGCTCAAAAGGCAGCTGAAATTTTCCTCAGAACTACTTATGGTAATAGACAGCTATCACTAGCATCCTTCTCTCCCATCACAGGATAGCTGCAGTATCCAGAACTAGTCAATCCCATTGATATtcagctccccccccacccccatagggGAACAGTTAAAAGTATGGGGACAAAGGGTGATTGAAGGAAGCTCTTTCAGTGAGTTGCTATTCCAGGCCAGGTGATTAGGAAGAGTGAGGAAgagatagacagaagctataaagaatttgtagagaaTACCCCTGcagcagtccccctcaaaaatcggtatctcattttagattctgttggagaggatgacctggcagaggaagaccacggcaaacAGGACTTTGGCACcctgcctggtgctgtggtccagcgggtAAGGAGAAATGCAgaggttattggggattctatagtgaggggaacagataagagattctgtgaacctgacaacaatacccggatggtgtgttgcctccctggtgccagggtacaggatgtctcggaccgggtccagaatattctgaggagagagggtgataagccagaagtcttggtacatgtagataccaatgacataggtagaaagagaggaggtcctgaaggaagagtacaaggagctaggaaaaaggttgagaagcaggacctccagggtaggaatctcaggattactacctgtgccacgtgctaatgaaagcaagaatggcaagatcaggcagatgaatgcatagctgagtaactggtgcagggagcagggcttcaaattcttggatcattaggaccttttttgggagaggtatgacctattaacaaaggatgggttacacctgaactccaaggcaTCCagtatcctggtgggaatgtttaatatagctgttggggagggtttaaactaatttggcagggggaaggaaaccagaatcTTAGGATAGAGGAAGgggtatataggaacaagtccaagacagtgtgcagtgaagatggtgagaaggacaggcaggtgaaaagacaggataatttgctgaacaatgtactgtatttaaatgtgctatatttaaatgcatgtagcattagaaataaagtggatgacctagtggcacagctacagattaaaaaatatgacattgtggcaatcaccgagtcatggcttaatgatggatgtgattgggaactgaatgtccaggggtacacagtgtataggaaagataggcaggtaaggcagaggaggtggtgtggtCCTGATGATTACTAATGAtacaaaatcaatagaaagaagggacatagggtcagaagtggaatccttatgggtggagctaagaaatggcaagggtaaaaggacaaataatatcagttatatataggccccctaacagcagcttacagttagaaatagaaaaagtgtgtcagagagacaacatcaagataattatgggggattttaaacatgaaggtggattgggaaagccaggaaggcagtggatctcaggagagtgagtttgtggaatgtctatgggatggctttttggagcaactttatgggtccaccaggggatcggctgttttggattggatgctgtgtaacgaaccggaggtgattagggaactaaaggtaaaggaaccattaggaactagcgatcacaatacgatagagttcagtttcaaatttgaaaaggagaagctgatagcaggtgcTTCAATATTATAGGAAATTACAGtgacatgagagaggaactggcccaaattgtttggaaaagtaagctagttggagggatggcagagcagaactgGATGGAAttcctacaagaaataaggaaaatgcaggatagatgtattccaagaaaaaaggttatgaatgaggaaaaatggcacaaatgtggataacgagagaagtgaaggctaaaataaaaacaaaagggagggcatacaaggaagcaaaaattagtaggaaaacagaagactgggaaacttttaaaaacttacagaaagaaactaaaggtcattaggaaagaaaagatgaattattaaagaaagttggcagataacattcaaaaggatactaagagttttttttaaaatatatgaagagtaaaagagagacacgggttgatataggaccaattgaaaacagtgcgggagagattataatggacaacaaagagatggcagaggaactaaatgagtattttccatcggtcttcactgtggaggacatcagcaatatacctgaaagtcaggggtctcgggatagaactgagttcagtcaagattactagagagaaggtgctcgggaagctaaatggactaaagacagataagtctcccggaccggatgaagtgcaccctcgggttctgaaggaggtggctttagagatagcggaggcattggtgataattttccaggtatcaatagactccggcatggttccagaggactggagggtcgcaaatgtagttccgctgtataagaaaggtgggaggcagcataaaggaaattacagacctattagtctgacatcggtggtgggaaggttattggaattgatcctcaaggatgaggttatggaatacctagaggtgcaaggcaagataggtccaagccagcaaggtttcatgaagggaagatcctgcttgaccaacctattggagtttttttgatgaaatctcaggtagggtggataagggagaggctgtggatgttgtgtatttagactttcaaaaggccttcaacaaagtgctgcacaagaggctgattaataagatgagagctcatggaattacaggtaggatattagaatggctGGAACATTGGCTGGAAGGCAGaaaggaaagagtgggaataaagggatcctgttctggttggctaccagttaccagtggtgctccacaggggttgttgttggggccacttctttttacattgtacatcaatgatttggattatggagttaatggttttgtggctaagtttgcagacgataccaagataggtggaagagtAGGGAGTTTTGAAGAAGCAGGaatgttgcagagagacttagacattttaggagcatgggcaaagaaatggcagatgagattcaatgttgagaaatgtgtggttgtacactttggaaaaagaaataaacgggcagattgaATTTTCTTCCCGTCTAGAtaacaaagtacagaagtgccaagggacttgggggtccttgtgcaggataccctaaaggttaaccaccaggttggatcggtggtaaaaaagaaagtgaatgctacgttggcattcattttgagagatataacgtataaaagtaaggaagtgttgatgaggctctatgaggcactggtgaggcctcatttggaatagtgtgtgcagttttgggccccttatcttaggaaggatgtactgatgttggagagggttcagaaaagatttacgaggatgattcctggaatgaaagggcttacatatgatgagcgtttgtcagcacttggactgtactcactggagtacagaagactgagaggggacctcagaaatatttagaatgttgaaaggactggacagagtagatgtggctaagctgtttcccttggtgggtgagtccaggactagagagaGGGCactgtcttagaattagagggtactggtttgaaacagaaatgaggagaaatttccttagccagaaggtagtgaatttatggaattctttgccacatacagctatggaggcccaatcattgggggcgtttaaggaggagattgatcggtatctaattagtcaaggtatcaagggatatggggataaggctggaaattggggctagataggaatagttttagtttagctcatggagcagactcaatgggctgaatggcctacttctgctcctttgtcttgtgatcttgtgttggAATTCAAGTTTGGGAGCCCGCATGCTTTTCATTGAGAGAAGATTGTAAGCAAATTTTTTTCTTCACTCTGCATCCATGCCTTTCACCTAAACCACTCCCAAAGGGTTAGTTTGCAGTCCACTTCAACTGGTAAATTTTataacctgagcacctggaggaactcTGTATAGTTAGGTGGTGTTTGGCAAAGTAGCAGAAAGTGATGAGGATAATAATGGCTTTCAGGAATTCAAGGACAGGATGGTGAAATGAGCAGAAGTGTGGCATGAGGtggtgaaaaaaaaatgatgtgaTGGACTCTGGAggactgaaataaataaatagcaatgTTATAATGGTGCAATCTCAAAGTATAAATGAATAGACAAACCATGGTGTCTAGAGGGAGATCCTTAAAGAATACAGGGCAATATGATGAAATATAATTAAGGTAAATATAGGCTACTTAGATTAACAAGTAGAATACTAAAAAAAATCATGCTAATTGCTGGTTGGACCACAACTGGAATTTGATAGCATCATATTTGCATTAGAAAGGATAAAGATGACACTTAcgaggattttttttaaccaggaaTTGGGTAATTCATTTGAGTAGAGGGTGGAAAAGTTAATATTTGCTCTTTGTGGTAGGATGGTTGAGAGGAAATCTAATGGTGGTTTATGATGAAGGGTTTGAGTAGATCAAGGAAAATTCCCTATGGGAGTGAATAAAAACAACTGAAGATCATGGATTCAAGAACAATAGCACAATAGAGAGGACTGAGAAAATTTTCATCCCACAACTTGTCAAGACCAAGACTGCACTACCTGGAAAGACATAAATCATATTAAAATGAATTTGGACAGGTATTGAAGATGAACAACCTGGTGGGTTacagacaaataaaaaaaatggggcTGTGGGACCAAGCATGACCATTATTTCAAAGATCCAGAAAGATTATGATTTCAGCAACTGAGAAATGTCAGCTGCAACTTCCTTCGTAGTTAATTAACAGGAGGGGGAAAGGAAGACCCCTCTCTCATTCTTTGGTCTTAGATTGATTATCTGAGGCAAGTTGGAAGGGCCAGTGGATGAAAATCTAAACTTTTGCCTACAATGGaataaagagaattttttttgttgttgttcttTCCCAGGGAAGAGCGAGTCTTGGGAATGCATTGCCACATGATGTAGTGGGTGTTAACTGTAAAGCCCCTCAAGAAGCTGCTGCACTGGTTCTTGATAGGGAGAGGGTCACATCAAGCAGAAGGCAAGTGCCTCCTGGATTGGCTTCAATTGCTTGATGATGCTGAAGAGGTTCCCACCTTGTGACACTGAGCACCATTCTCTGAAACACTACGACACTTTGCTGTATTTGGTGAGGACACACTTGAGGGATGGGTGCCAAACTCTGTACCTGATGCTATTCTTGTGGAGAGTATCCAGGGTGGCATTGTTGTCATCAGCCATGGCATTTTTATCCAAGTTCCTGAACTTTGCCAGAGCTGTCATTCCGCGTTGCACATTCTGCTTGGGAACATCCAGCTTCTTGCTAAATGTTACCTTGTCTTGAGTACTGTCATAAGTAAACAGTGCTGGGTAACAGTCATGACCCTGTGAGAACAAGATAGGCATAAATTCTCTGTCCCCTAAAATTGCTATTTACTTTTATCTAGGTAGTAGGGAAATACTTTATAGCATTATAGATCGCTGTTGTGCATTTTCAAAATCcaatataaaaattgaaacaagATTTCTCCTCCTTATAAAGTCATTGCTTCAAGCTGTGTTGGGGCTCCCAGGGTTCTACAAACCTTTAGTAGTTCATGAGCAGCCATGCCTGCCAGTGAAATTTGATGATCACATGTACAGCTGGAATCACCAGACAGCCAGAGAGTGAGCAGTCTGATTGATATTACCCTCTTCCCCAGCTGAGCTCCTGTTCCATTTAACTCCGCACAGATAGAACACTGGTATTAGTTAGCACAAGATGCACTTATTCCTGCTGAGTGCTGGTGCTATGCACATCTGTCTTTAGCAGCCTTGGGAAGCGTGAAATTAGGAGGCAGATCCAGCAGAACTGACTGTAGATTCATAAAATCTTACAGAATAAGAGGCCTTTCTGATCAGCGTGCTCTGCTGGCTCTCTGAATGAGTTAGTCCCACTCTGATTTCTCCACTGCCCTTCAATTTTTTTGTCAATTTCTTTTAACATTGATATTAAATCTGCTTCTATCAACTTTTCAGGTGTTTTCCAGACCAGTATAACTTGCTTCAAAGAGTTTTCTCTATTGCCTATCTGTTTCTGATTGCCAGTCACAATTTATTTGCTCTGTCAAAACTCAACACAATTTTGAAAGTCTTTATTAAATCTTGCTCAAccctctctgctccaaggagaagaaTTCCAGCTTCTCATTTTCCCGCATCACTTAATATCCTCATCTCTGGTTTAGTTCTAATACATTCTTATGTACAGGATTTTGGCACAAAGCTTATAAAGAACCTTTTCTTCTGTGAAAGGCACTTTTCTTCAAACTCCTGACAAGTAAGCACAGAGACACAGGATCAGGTACTGGCTAAGGGATAGCAGTGTCTTTCTATTAGCTTACTCACCGCTGCCACTAAACTGTTCTCTGTGATAAAGGTAACAGTCAGGAGAGGTAGAGACTCTGTGTTGAGGGAAGCAGTCCTGTAAGGAAAAAagcaagagggggaaaaaaaaacttttgtcaATAGAAAGGCTGAAATTTCTAGGAACTTCTAGGTGATACAATGCTGCGTTCTTAAGAGAGATTTTTCTCTGCTCCGACCACACCCTGTTCCCTTGAAAATAAACTGCTGAGTTTCCACTTAGATTGAAAATGGTGATATGGATCTAAACtggaagcaattttttttgggaaaaaaaaatcaaacttgaaACCCTCTAGTTACATACAGCATAGCTCCACAAAACACCCAAGGATCCTGTTAACAGGTTTAAAGACTGAATTAGAGCCATACAGCTCGGTAACAAGCTCACcttggccatgctgaccatcaagtactcattctatttaccagcacttggtccatagactTCAATGCCTTGCTGATTTCAAGAGCTCTTCCAGatactgcttaaatgttgtgagagtctctgcctccaccagcccttGGGCAGTctgtcccagattccaaccatctttgggtgaaaaatatcTTCCTCTGATCCTCACTACACCACCTGCCTGACCttgaaacctgtgccctttagttttggacacCCCGTTATGGGGAAAGTCTATGCCCCttacaattttgtatacctcaatcaatcagcctcctccactccaaggaaaacaaacctaatctctcctcacaactgaagtaGTCCACCCAGGTAACATCTTCTCCATACCCTATCCAGTGCAATTATGTCCTTCCTATGGTgcagtgaccacaactgcacataGTACTTGGTTGTGGCCTgaacaatgttttatgaagttgtaccatgaccACTATTGGTCACAGCTTATGAAGACaaggatcccatatgccttttcaCCACTATGtctctgtgttgccaccttcagcgATCCTTCTATTTGTGcagcaaggtccctctgttcctcaattctcTGTTGGGTGCCACCATTCATTGTGTCTGTTCTAATCTTTTAGTCCTCCCAAacaacatcacctcacacttaccagaactgaattctatctgccattgctctgtctaTCTTAGCAATTTATCAAGACCAACTTcctcatagaacagtatagcacagaacaggccctccggcccacaatgttgtgccgacatagctattccctcctacctacagattgcccatattcctctattttcctctcattcatgcgcccatccaagcccctcttaaaagcccctaatgaatttgcaACTCTGCAAGTACCCAACAACTCtgctaatttaccaatttcacaCCCTAATCCTAATATCTATATGACAGACAGTATGAGTCCCAGCACAAATCCCTGTGAAACActattggtcacaggcttccaaccaCAAAAGcaagcctccaccatcaccctctgactcCCATCAcgaaaccaattttggatccaacttgtcgtggatcccatgggctctaaccttttggaccagtttctcACATGGgacccttactgaagtccatgtaaatcttttctgcactttttccagtttaaccacatctttcctataacagggtgaccaaaactgtacacagtattccaagtgcggcctcaacaacaacttgtacaactgcaactcactgccctgactgatgaaggctagagtgctaaatgcctttttcaccaccgtgtctacccgtgacactgctttcaatgaactatgcactatgtatggtaggggactagggagtgcaatggaacagagacctaggagtacaagtcctatgctggtttaaAAATCTAGGCCACAGTGTGAGAATGCTGCACGTTTGGGGGTATTACAGGTGAGACATCAAACAAAGGCCCTGTCTGCACACTCATAGGCATAAAAAAACCTCTTACAGGTTATTTTTAAGGGGCACTGGGAGATTCTGTGTGGCTCCAGGgccatatttattcctcaacatcactaaaacagaatattggttcattttcacattgctgtttgtgggaatctTGTGTGCCAATTTACTGCTATATAATAACAGTGATCACACTTCAAGTATTTCTTTGGCAGTCAAGTGCTTTAAGATATTGAGGTTATGAAAGGAATAGTGTGAATGCAAATTTACTTGTCCATTTAACAACTGAAAATTCAGGTGAGGTAGAGTGGACACTTACACTGTCTTCTTGTTGGCGTCAGTGACACACACAGTGCTGTCATGGCTGACCCAGCCCACACGGTCCCCACTGTCAGAGAAACAGACCCCATGAACCCAACCTCCAGTCCCACTCGACTCAAACATCAGCTCTCCAAATGGCATCTTCGAGCCCCATGGGGTGGGTGAGGGTTTCTCCTCCACTTCCTTGATGTAGGCAGAGAAAACCCTGGCAACGAGAGTGCAAAGGTACAATTAGACCACTTACAATTAAACCATCTTAACAGAAAAGCTGCACACTTGAACCAGGCATTTTGTGAGATTCTAACTTTCTAGTCCTTAAACCCAAGCTCAGGCCAGGAGGACAGTATTACTCACATCTTGCCTAAAGTGAAAGGGAAGTACTTTTTCTCAACTTCTCTTACCCTTTGCTAATATTGGGCTTGACCACAGATTCACAGGAGCTTGCAGACCCAACAAAACAATACTGAATCAGACGCTTTTAGCAAGTAACGTGAAATAGCGAAAACCCATCCAGGGACATCTACAATTGACATTGAAAGAATTGCAGGCCTAATCAGGAGCAGGCAACCTTGACTGATTTAGGCAACCATTTCTGTGATGCTAATTATGCCTTGATGAAACAATATTAACTTGGTCAAAACATGAAGCATGCTGTTTCAGTGCAGCTGCTGGTCATTGACTATGTTGTAATTTTTAATCAACAAAACTTGTCTACAACAGGTTGCAGCCCGAGGGAAAAAAAGGTATATTGAAGGGAGGGTGATGTAACTGAATGACCAGATGCTTGGGAGAAAAAGATCTGACAAGAGGTGAGTTGACACTAGAAGGCAGGGAAAGGGGAAAACTGGAAACCAGGAGTTAGAGAGCAGAGGAAAAGAAGCCCAGAAAGCAAATCTAGAGTATACCTCTGCATCTAGATCAGTCAGTACTCCCTTCTCTGTGCAAGTACCACTATAATGGAGTTACAGAATGCCTGCCTTGTGCACAGACATCACACTCCAGCATGTTTATagagttgttttttttcattcaaaatacaAAGGTACATACAAAGAAAGTAGGGCAATGTTGTCAAACAGAAATCATGATCACAAGTGAATCTATAAGCTATATCCACAAATTATAGTAGAGATCAGTTTGCAAACATTCAATGTGTACATCTGCTCAATAATTGGCAgtaaaacatacaaaaaaaattaaaaacactggCATAATATTTTCTGCCTCACTACTTTACCACCAAACACAAGGTTTACAGGCCACATCCCTGCACCATGTGAGTATGAGATCAGATGTGCAGTGAGAGAGAGTCTGTTAATTTTACCACCAATCATAAATGGATTAGCTACATCTGTGTTTCAAGTTAACCAGCTGTGCCTGGTAGGGAGTGGCATGGTGCACAGCAGTGTTGCAGCGTCACAGTGACCTGGGGTTTGAGCTTGacttcaggtactgtctgtgtggagtttgcattgttctccctgtgactgtgtggatttcatctgggtgctccagttcctcccacacatcccaaaggcatgcaggtatGTTATTGGCCAGCAGAAATCATTGAAGGCCTGATCAGGAGTGGGTAACCTGGACTGGCCTTGTCACCCATCAACTTACtctaaagcctcttaaaccaAATTTAATGACACCAACAATGCCTTGGATGAAACTATAGATATCATGGGATTGAAGGCATGTCTCACAAAACAACTCTCCAGAGGACAAATTACCCTTAGTAtgggtaagtggcaaaataaaaatcaaaggggagatgatgagcatatgagagaataagttgcagagatacaggaaatgagagggggaatgggactgataagattgctctgctgggaactgCCATGGACTTAATGGGTGGAATTGCCTAGTGTGTAATAATAAGTAGATATGTACAAGTTTACGGGTATCACTGATGCAGGTGCATAATCCCCATGTACATAACATGAAAGGAGATGTGGTAATATTGAGTCTGTGCAGTGAAAAGCATTAAACAAACAATTGAGTTACAATTAGAAATCAATTTGTGGGGACAAAGTTAATTTTTGCACATCAGAAATGATCAATTGATCAAATCCTGTGCATCTTACCTGCACTTGAAGTCAGAAGATCCAGCAGCTAGCAGGATGTTATTGGGATGCCAGTCCAGACTCAGTATAGTGGAGCGAATGGGTTTCTTAATATGTTTGCAAACCCAcctacaaaatacatatgcaagATTAAACCGTGGTGATGTGCTATGCAGTCTAACTTTTCACATGTAATTCTCTGCTTCCCTTCCTGACTACACCTCAAAGTGAAATCTGTATGGGTTTATAGGCTTTGCCTTAATACAAACTCTCACAGTCAGGATCAATGTATTTTAGGTTGTAAAAATatcttctgttcatcaacaaaATGGAGCGTTTTCTATTTCAGCAATCATTGCCAGGTTTGGTTTGGTGGAGCATGATGCTAGATGAGgttcctcctcctctgcctcttcAAGGTGACTCAATACCAATTACTGAAGCACTGTGTTGTTTTCCATTTTACCCACCAGGCATCACTGTGGCTGTTCTGAGTGAGACACAAgattataagaaatagaagcaggttgTTCAGCCTATCCCACCATTTAGTAAAATCCTGGCTGAATCTATATAAGCAATTCCACTTTTCTGCTCTATATTTCCTTTAGCAATTCACATTCATGAATTAGATAGATGGTGTAATGTATCAGAGCCGGGTAGGAAAGGGTGGTATAAGGAATTAAAGTAGCAATGGAAATCTAAATAAGTGGGTGAGAAGTTGGCAAGTGGCCTATAACATCTAAAGACATTAGGATCTTTAGCTTTTggagaaatagaaaaaaatattttgttttaaatggtgaggaaGTAGTAAATGTTGGTGAGCAGATGTGTGTGTGCTGGTTCCTGAAATTCATAAAGTAAACAACGTAAGCAGTCAGGAAACCACATTCCATgtcggcctttattgcaagggggttgaaGAAAGGGAGTCTTGCAGCAATTGTACAGGTTTTCTTTTTTATGAGAATCCACCTGGAGTACTTGGTGCACTTTGGTCTCTGTACTTAAAGAATGATAAACTGGCCCTGGAGGTAGTGTGCTGCAGTTTCAGGTTTTTACCTGGGGTGAGGGATTGTCATGTGAAGGGAGATCAAGAAAGattggcctgtactcactggagatgAGAAATACGAGAGGGGAATCTCATTTGAACATGCACGATTTTGGGATGGATTGACAAAGTAGATGTCAAGTGGTTGATTTTGAGACAAAATAATCCAGAATCAGGGAGAATTGGCTCAGGGAAAGGGATCACTCCAGAAACTTTGGCATATTTTCCTCGCGCTGAAAGGAGAGTTGCTCTGTCAGAGATAATGTCTTGGAAATTCCAGTGCATCCTAATGGACCACATCCCATAGG
Coding sequences within:
- the LOC127573486 gene encoding actin-related protein 2/3 complex subunit 1B-B-like; this encodes MSYHSFLLEPISCHAWNKDRTQIALCPNNHEVHIYKKEGSKWTRIHELKEHSGHVTGISWAPESNRIVTCGTDRNAYVWSLKGNVWKPTLVILRINRAARCVKWSPKENKFAVGSGSRLISICYFEKENDWWVCKHIKKPIRSTILSLDWHPNNILLAAGSSDFKCRVFSAYIKEVEEKPSPTPWGSKMPFGELMFESSGTGGWVHGVCFSDSGDRVGWVSHDSTVCVTDANKKTVTASLNTESLPLLTVTFITENSLVAAGHDCYPALFTYDSTQDKVTFSKKLDVPKQNVQRGMTALAKFRNLDKNAMADDNNATLDTLHKNSISQISNLEGGKKNCTKFCTTGMDGGMAIWDLKTLEADLKGLKIA